CCGGGATGCGCTGATCACTCGGATGTCGGCATCTTCGATGAAGCGCGACGGATCCACCTGGCGACCCACGTCCGACGTCGAGACAAAGCTGTAAGGCTTGAGCTTGGCGGTGAGCGCGAATCGGATCAGTTCGGCGGTACCGACCACGTTGGGGCCGAACAACTCGCTGTAGGGCAACACACTGTTGACGAAGGCGGCCGAATCGACGATCAGGTCGACCTTCTCAGCCAGTCGCTGCCAGGTCCGTTCGTCCAGCCCCAGATTCGGTTGACCCTTGTCGCCCGCGATAACCGTCAGTCGACCCGCAGCCAGTTCCTGAAAGTGCTGATGCAGCTTCGGATCCGTGGCAAATACCGCCTCGAGGCGCTGCCGGGCATCCTCGTCGGACTTCCCTCGCACCAGGCAGATCACCGCGTCATCGGCGCGGCGCAACTTTGACAGCCATTCCAAGAGCAGGTAACGGCCCAGGAATCCGGTGGCCCCGGTCAGCAAGACGGTCTGCACGTACCCGGTCGGGCGCGGCAGGGTCGTCGCCGTCCGGAGTGTTGCCGGATCAATGAACTTCTCCAGTTTCAGGTCGCTCGCCCGAACTTCGTTGCTGTCGGCGCCGTGGACGGATGCGAAGCTAACCCGGCCGGGTCCGGGGCCTGTGTCCGAGCCCGCGGCACTCTCCAACTGCCCGACGAGGCGTCGCACCGACGGCGCTTCGAACAGCGTGCGCACCGCAAGGTTTGCATCCAACGCGGTGTTGAGTGCCGCGACCACCCGCATCGCGGAAATCGAATCGCCGCCGAGTTCGAAGAAGGAGTCGTCGACCCCGACCCGGTCGACACCCAGCACTTGGGCGTAGATCCCGGCGATGGTCTTCTCCATTTCAGTCTCGGGGGCACGGTAGTCTTCCACGCTCCGATACTCCGGTGCCGGCAGCGCCCGCCGATCAAGCTTGCCGTTCACCGTCAGAGGCAGGCTGTCCAACTCGATGATCGCGGCCGGCACCATGTAGGCCGGCAGCCGCTCTGCGAGCGCGGTTCGCGCCGCCGCCGGGTCCGCCGAACCGGTGATGTACCCGATGAGGCGCTTATCCCCGGGGCGGTCCTCGCGGGCGATCACCACGGCCTGCTGCACACCCGACACCTCGGCGAGCGCGGCCTGGATCTCGCCGAGTTCGATGCGGTAACCGCGGATCTTGACCTGTTCGTCGGCGCGGCCCAGGTACTGCAGTTGACCGTCGTCGCCCCACCGCACCAGGTCCCCGGTGCGGTACATGCGCGTGCCCGGCTCCCCGAATGGGCAGGCCAGGAATCGGGTAGCGGACAGCCCCGGGCGCCGGACGTAGCCGACGCCGACGCCGCGGCCGGCCAGGTAAAGCTCTCCGACGACGCCGGGAGGCACCGGCCGCAACCAGTCGTCGAGGACGAACGTGGCGCCACTGGGCACGGGCGACCCGATCGGCACGGCCGGGGAGCCGGCCTGCAGCGGGGCGCTCATCGCGGCATAGATGGTGGCCTCGGTCGGGCCGTAGGCGTTGATCATCACCCGTCCCGGCGCCCAACGATCCACCACTTCGGTGGGGCAGGCCTCGCCGGCGACGACCAAGGTGGTGCTCTCCAGACCCTCCGGCGACAGCATGCCCACCGCCGACGGGGTCTGGTAGAGGACAGTCACCTTCTCGGCGACCAGCAGGTCGTGCAACTCGTCCGGGGAACCGGCAATCGCTTCGGGCACGATGACCAGTCGGCCGCCGTGCAATAGCGCACCCCAGATCTCCCAGACCGAGACGTCGAACACCAACGAATGCCATTGCGACCACACTTGACCGGGCCCGGCAGGAAGGTCGGCGTGCAGGGTCGACAGCACCTCCGTCACGTTGCGATGCGTGACAGCAACGCCTTTCGGAACGCCGGTGGTACCCGATGTGTAAATGGTGTACGCGATGTCGTCGGCGGCCGGCAGCAGCAGTGCGGTGTGCGGATAGAGTGACGCGGGAGCGGGATCATCGATCTCGATGACGGCGACGCCCGCTTCTTCCAGCCGGGAGCGAAGATCGGTCGTGGTGACCGCGGCGATCGGCGCCGCGTCTTCGAGCATGAACGCCAGCCGCGCTGCGGGTATCGTCGGATCGATCGGCAGGTAAGCCGCACCCGTCTTGAGCACCGCGAGAATTGCGACGATCGCATCGGCGGAACGCGGCAACAGCAGGGCCACCGACTCACCCGGCCCGGCACCGTAGACGGCCAACAGGTTCGCCAATTCTTCGGCAGCATCGTCAAGTTCGCCGTAGGTGAGGTCGCGGTCTTCGAAGGTCAGCGCCACCGCCTCGGGTGCGAGGTCGACCTGCCGGGAAAACGCCTCGGGGATGGACAGCGACTCGGGGGCCGGGTCCGCGAGCACGGCCGAGTTGGCCCACTCGTCGAGTTGGTCACGTTCGGGGTCGGCGAGTACATCGAGCGACGAAAGCCGTTGCGCAGCGTCGCCGGTCATCGCCGCCAGAATCCGCTGGAAGCGTTCGATCAGCGATTCGATGGTGGCGGTGTCGAAGGCGTCGGTGTCGAACTCGACCCGCAATCCCAATTCGTGGCCGGGCAGGGCCATCACCGATAGGGGGTAGTGGTTGTACTCGCGGTTGGTGAAGTCGGTGACCGCCAGCTCCTGTGCACCCGTGAACGCGCTGGTGTCGATCGGGTAGCTCTCGTACAGGAAGAGCGTGTCGAACAGCTGCTCATGCCCGGCGAGGTGATGGATCTCGGTGAGCGCTAGGTGCTCGTGCTCGAGCGTCTCGTTGTGGGCGTGCTGCAGCTGGCCCAGCAAGTCCGCCACCGTGGTCTCGGCGTCGGCACGGGCCCGCACCGGCACGGTGTTGATCATCAGTCCGACGATGGAATCGGAGCCCATCATGTCGGCAGGTCGCCCCGACACCGCGGTGCCGAAGGCCACGTCGCGCTGGCCGGTCATGGTCATCAGCAGCTGCGCCCACGCGGCTTGCAGCACCGTGTTGATGGTGGTGCGCTGGGCGCGCGCCAATTCGCCTAGGGCACGGGTGGTTTCGAGCGAAAGTCGATAAGACTCGATCCCACGCGGGCCGGCGCTGCCCGGTGCGGCGACCAGGGTGGGCGTCTCGAACCCGTCCAACTCATTGCGCCAGGCTTCCCGGGCCTCTTCGCGGTCCTGATCGGCCAGCCAGGCCACGAAGTTGCGATAGGGGGTGGCCGCCGGAAGACGTTGCCCGAAATAGCTTGCGAAGATTTCCTGGAGGAGGATGGGGAGCGACCATCCGTCGATGACGATGTGGTGGAAAGTCAGGACGAATCGGTGTTGGTTTCCGGCCGTGCGGATCAGCGCCGCCCGGAAGGTGGGTCGTTCGAAAAGGTCGCAGACCGCGGCGCGTTCGGCGGCGCACAACTGCTGAATCTCCTCGTCGGGAGTGAGGTCATCCCCCCGGAGGTCGAGATACCTCCACGCCATCATCGGTTGCGCAGGGATGATCTGCACCGGGTCGTCGAACTGGTCGCTGAATCGCGCTGCCAGATTGGGATGGCGCTCGACGACGGTGTGCAGGGCGTCCCGAAGCCGGTGCTGGTCGACCACACCGGACACGGTGATGTCCAACTGCACCGCATAGACGTCGCTGTCAGTACCCCGGGCGAAGATCGAGTGGAACAACAAACCCTGCTGCACCGGAGTCAGTGGCAGGACGTCGGCGACCGCATACTGCTCGGTCAGTTGATCAATCTGCGATTGGCTCAGCCGCGCCGGCAACAGGTCCGACGGAGTCAGACCGCCACCTCCGTTGCGGACGTGCGCGCAAATGCCGGTCAGCGCCTGCAACCACAATTGGCTCAGCCGGTCGATTTGCGCCTCGTCGAGCACCGACGGCGCCCACGTCCACCCGGCCTGCAGTTGCGGGCCGTCATCGGTGTCCATGGTGCCGGCGTTGAGATCGACCGTATGCATCAGTGGCATTGGAACGTTGGAGGCGGCACCAGTCGCCGTCAACGCATCCTGATCGATGCGCCACAGCTCGTCGGAAAGATCTGTGGCCCCGGCACCCAGTCGACCCAGATAGTTGAAACCGATCGTCGGTTCGGAGCCGCCAAGTTCGACATCGGGGTTCACATAGCGCAGCAGACCGTAGGTCAGGCCGTCCGGCAGTGCACGCAGCTGTTCCTTGGCATTCTTGATCACCGCGCCCAGAGCTGGAGCGCCGGCGCTGACCTGCTCCCAAGCCAATCCGCCAACGTCGAGAGCAATCGGGTACTTGGTGGTGAACCAGCCAACGGTGCGTGACAGATCGACGCCTTCGAAGAGTTCCTCGGCGCGACCGTGTCCCTCGACATCGATACCGACCGGGGCGTCAGTGCCGAGGAATTCCGTCCAGGCCAAGCCGAACGCGACGAGCAGAATGTCTTGTACTCCGGCGTGAAACGCTGCGGGCACCTCACCCAACAGTTGCCGGGTGGTAGCGACGTCCAGGGAGACCGTCGACCGTCCTGCGTTGGCGTAGGTGTCGACGCCCGGTTCTGGAGAGGGCAAAGCCGCCGGGACCGCGGTCACCTCCCGCCACAAATCGGCCGATTCCAGCACGGCCGGGTCCGTAGCGTAATCATTCAGCAACGCCGCCCACCGGGCGAACGAAGTGCCTCCGGTCGGCAATTCCAGCGGCTGTTCGCTACGACGCAGTGCCCAGGCTATGTTGATGTCTTCCAACAAGATTCGCCAGGACACGCCGTCTACCGCGAGGTGATGGATCATCAGGGCCAACTGACCGCTGCTGGGTACCCAGAGAGCACTG
This DNA window, taken from Mycolicibacterium sp. MU0050, encodes the following:
- a CDS encoding non-ribosomal peptide synthetase, with product MSVDSTRTLLSFDALDDDDHDLLDEWGNRAVLTAPGTPAVCIPELFSAQVDRAPDAVALVCGDRQWTYRELDEAADRLAHLLSEYGARPGESVALLIPRSAEAILAILAVLKTGAAYLPIDPAHPDSRIEFMVSDAGPVAALTTADLRGRLEGCDVTAIDIGDPQIESRPATALPLPHPHDLAYMTYTSGTTGVPKAVAVTHANVTQLMDALTGDLAARPGQVWSQWHSLVFDVSVWEIWGALLHGGRLVIVPESVASSPDDLHSLLVTEKVSVLCLTPSAAGMLSPDGLESTTLVVGGEACPIDLVDRWATGDRIMINAYGPTEITVYAAISKPLRPGAEVAPIGSPVPNGALFVLDKFLRPAPEGVVGELYVAGAGVTTGYARRSGLTASRFVACPFGQPGARMYRTGDLVRWGSDGQLEYLGRADEQVKIRGYRIELGEVQAALARLDGVEQAAVIAREDRPGDKRLVGYITGTADPAAARAALAERLPAYMVPAAVVMLEALPLTVNGKLDRRALPAPEYRSGADEYRAPTTAVEEVLASIYAQVLGVERVGVDDSFFDLGGDSILSMQVVARARAAGVQCRPRDLFVEQTVARLAQVAVVADGSNDVVDEGIGSVLPTPIMHWLQSVDGPVDEFNQTVVLQTPEGVTEDDVHVVLQALLDRHATLRLRVEDNDSPGGWSFVVPAVGAVQAPDCTSTVDALSDQAWEAARSRLSPTAGSMLSALWVPSSGQLALMIHHLAVDGVSWRILLEDINIAWALRRSEQPLELPTGGTSFARWAALLNDYATDPAVLESADLWREVTAVPAALPSPEPGVDTYANAGRSTVSLDVATTRQLLGEVPAAFHAGVQDILLVAFGLAWTEFLGTDAPVGIDVEGHGRAEELFEGVDLSRTVGWFTTKYPIALDVGGLAWEQVSAGAPALGAVIKNAKEQLRALPDGLTYGLLRYVNPDVELGGSEPTIGFNYLGRLGAGATDLSDELWRIDQDALTATGAASNVPMPLMHTVDLNAGTMDTDDGPQLQAGWTWAPSVLDEAQIDRLSQLWLQALTGICAHVRNGGGGLTPSDLLPARLSQSQIDQLTEQYAVADVLPLTPVQQGLLFHSIFARGTDSDVYAVQLDITVSGVVDQHRLRDALHTVVERHPNLAARFSDQFDDPVQIIPAQPMMAWRYLDLRGDDLTPDEEIQQLCAAERAAVCDLFERPTFRAALIRTAGNQHRFVLTFHHIVIDGWSLPILLQEIFASYFGQRLPAATPYRNFVAWLADQDREEAREAWRNELDGFETPTLVAAPGSAGPRGIESYRLSLETTRALGELARAQRTTINTVLQAAWAQLLMTMTGQRDVAFGTAVSGRPADMMGSDSIVGLMINTVPVRARADAETTVADLLGQLQHAHNETLEHEHLALTEIHHLAGHEQLFDTLFLYESYPIDTSAFTGAQELAVTDFTNREYNHYPLSVMALPGHELGLRVEFDTDAFDTATIESLIERFQRILAAMTGDAAQRLSSLDVLADPERDQLDEWANSAVLADPAPESLSIPEAFSRQVDLAPEAVALTFEDRDLTYGELDDAAEELANLLAVYGAGPGESVALLLPRSADAIVAILAVLKTGAAYLPIDPTIPAARLAFMLEDAAPIAAVTTTDLRSRLEEAGVAVIEIDDPAPASLYPHTALLLPAADDIAYTIYTSGTTGVPKGVAVTHRNVTEVLSTLHADLPAGPGQVWSQWHSLVFDVSVWEIWGALLHGGRLVIVPEAIAGSPDELHDLLVAEKVTVLYQTPSAVGMLSPEGLESTTLVVAGEACPTEVVDRWAPGRVMINAYGPTEATIYAAMSAPLQAGSPAVPIGSPVPSGATFVLDDWLRPVPPGVVGELYLAGRGVGVGYVRRPGLSATRFLACPFGEPGTRMYRTGDLVRWGDDGQLQYLGRADEQVKIRGYRIELGEIQAALAEVSGVQQAVVIAREDRPGDKRLIGYITGSADPAAARTALAERLPAYMVPAAIIELDSLPLTVNGKLDRRALPAPEYRSVEDYRAPETEMEKTIAGIYAQVLGVDRVGVDDSFFELGGDSISAMRVVAALNTALDANLAVRTLFEAPSVRRLVGQLESAAGSDTGPGPGRVSFASVHGADSNEVRASDLKLEKFIDPATLRTATTLPRPTGYVQTVLLTGATGFLGRYLLLEWLSKLRRADDAVICLVRGKSDEDARQRLEAVFATDPKLHQHFQELAAGRLTVIAGDKGQPNLGLDERTWQRLAEKVDLIVDSAAFVNSVLPYSELFGPNVVGTAELIRFALTAKLKPYSFVSTSDVGRQVDPSRFIEDADIRVISASRTVEASYANGYGNSKWAGEVLLREAHDLCRLPVAVFRSGMIMVDSTYAGQLNVADTVSRMVLSIVATGVAPESFYQRGEDGERQRAHFDGLPVDFVAEAITKIGWQLARSAATDSPVGFETYHVMNPHDDGIGIDTYIDWIAGAGYPIERIADFGDWLREFEARLRALPERQRQHSVLQMLTMLQQQAGDLHAPEPTRGSYAPAVRFRTAVQEAKVGPNNDIPHVSAANILKYVTDLELLGLL